The genomic interval CGGCGGTCAAAGCATAATTGTGTTGAATATCTGAAGCATAATTTTCTGTTTTAAATAGATCTGGAATTTCAGAGACTTTATTAAAGTGAAGCGAAAACTCATTTTTATATTCTTTCTCAAAAGAACTTTTTTTAAGATGCACTTTTACATTTTCATATTTTTTAAATAACTGCTGTTCTTCAGCGGTATATTTTGCGAAGTTCTCACTGTACTTATCGATATATTCTTTAAAGACGTAAGTTGTATCCTGAAAAACATTTTCTTTAGAATATTCTTCGCCAGCCAATTGCATATAACTGTTTTCGTCTCTAATTTGTTCGACTTTTATATCGCCGCTTCCGTCAGAATTGATGGTAATAGTTTCTGTAATTTGACAACTTGTAAATAAAATTATAAATAATAAACTTGATAGGTATTTCATTTTTTTGGAAAAGTTCTGAGGTTTTGAGTTGCTAAGATAATCTGTTTTTTATTTAATTTCTTACAATATAAAGGTCTAATAAAAACAAAAAGGTCTAATCTAGCCCCGATAGAAGTGGAAATCCTTTTATACCGGTGTTCGGCATAAAAGATTGAAACGGATAGCGGGACAAAAGGTGATTGAAATCCAATAAATTAATGCTTCAAAAAATCTAAAAACTGCATTCTAAAATTTGCATTCTTTTCTTTATCTTTGCACACTTAAAAAAAGAGCACAAAATGGCATTATCAGAACAAGAAATCATCAGAAGAGAAAAACTTCAAAACTTACGCAATCTGGGAATCAATCCTTATCCAGCTAATCTTTTTCCTGTAAATCATACTTCGAAGCAGATAAAGGAAACTTTTGAGGAAGGTAAGAAGGTTATCGTTGCAGGACGTTTGATGAGTGTTCGTGATCAAGGTAAAGCTTGTTTTGCTGAGTTACAAGACAGCGAAGGACGTATTCAATTGTACGTGAATCGTGATGTTTTGTGTGAAGGTGACGATAAAACTTTGTACAACCAAGTTTTCAAAAAATTAACCGATTTAGGTGATTTTATTGGTATTGAAGGAGAATTGTTTACTACGCAAGTTGGTGCAAAATGTATTCGTGTAAGCGGATTTACTTTCTTAAGTAAAACGTTACGTCCGCTTCCGTTACCAAAAGTTGACGAAGAAGGAAATGTACACGATGCTTTTAACGACGCTGAGTTACGTTACAGAATGCGTTATGTAGATTTAACTGTAAATCCGCAGGTTAAAGAAACTTTCATTAAACGTACTAAGTTATTTACTGCAATGCGTGGTTATTTTAACGACGCTGGATATTTGGAAGTTGACACTCCGGTTTTACAGTCAATTCCTGGTGGAGCTTCGGCAAGACCATTTATTACGCACCATAACTCGCTTGATATTCCGCTTTACATGCGTATTGCAAATGAATTATATTTAAAAAGATTAATTGTTGGTGGATTTGAAGGCGTTTATGAGTTTTCTAGAAATTTCCGTAACGAAGGTATGGATAGAACGCATAACCCTGAGTTTACTGCAATGGAAATATATGTAGCCTACAAAGACTACAACTGGATGATGGAATTTGCTGAAGGTTTATTGGAGCATTGTGCCGTTGCTGTAAATGGTACAAGCGAAGTTACTTTTGGCGAGCACACAATCAACTTTAAAGCGCCTTATGCACGCGTTACGATGACAGATTCTATCAAACATTTTACTGGTTTTGACATTTCTGGAAAAACAGAACAAGAATTGTTTGAA from Flavobacterium sp. YJ01 carries:
- the lysS gene encoding lysine--tRNA ligase, which produces MALSEQEIIRREKLQNLRNLGINPYPANLFPVNHTSKQIKETFEEGKKVIVAGRLMSVRDQGKACFAELQDSEGRIQLYVNRDVLCEGDDKTLYNQVFKKLTDLGDFIGIEGELFTTQVGAKCIRVSGFTFLSKTLRPLPLPKVDEEGNVHDAFNDAELRYRMRYVDLTVNPQVKETFIKRTKLFTAMRGYFNDAGYLEVDTPVLQSIPGGASARPFITHHNSLDIPLYMRIANELYLKRLIVGGFEGVYEFSRNFRNEGMDRTHNPEFTAMEIYVAYKDYNWMMEFAEGLLEHCAVAVNGTSEVTFGEHTINFKAPYARVTMTDSIKHFTGFDISGKTEQELFEAARGMGIEVDETMGKGKLIDEIFGAKCEGNYIQPTFITDYPKEMSPLCKEHRDNPELTERFELMVCGKEIANAYSELNDPIDQRERFEDQMRLSEKGDDEANGIIDEDFLRALEYGMPPTSGMGIGMDRLIMYLTNNASIQEVLLFPQMRPEKKQAQIELSDEEKFIIDLLTKNENRMDLTQLKITANLSGKKWDASMKNLSKHGLTKVVVDGEFKFVELVG